The following are from one region of the Andrena cerasifolii isolate SP2316 chromosome 1, iyAndCera1_principal, whole genome shotgun sequence genome:
- the LOC143376491 gene encoding protein zyg-11 homolog B isoform X1, with the protein MYKSPRSLLDVCIDFVCDNVLGLCEVHLGDAEEHSPALLGASTCNEQGNSSVNSSNIGILGSAIAKSSSDGSSSSTARLSFRQPDTFIPAEVSDQLLSNLCEKRTLSDLTITLFDSKYTRLRHVRLTDASALSVRGLKVLKQHKVVDLTVNGLKITVDDLISCLGDWSLQNLRSLNVARGSFMDCSRYCVVVTLSKLRALHTLNVSGTEFNKHGLEIVVEDLPLLESLDISCTKVDDITPLKKCKNRLKTLSMYNLKINESANLISVLLELNELRNLDISDEKYMHALNCVLGPAKPKITDFLKAVHCMPYLTRLDLSGKGDIDPKDLKEFIKAHPYLRFLGLVSTDACYDECFINPAHKDYRPGLVVSGTATESQILEALRRYTCRLLYLEKCLFNLFRQTQNFIEPRVDVIKLVLPGMREHPQEVRVQVPCTACLYNLTKGEFGITIHPSILKQVVELTMIAMESYPTNYRLQMNTLLTLCSDRILQDVAFDKYRCAKLVLDCLSTFNEASMLRMSVAICSILAAKISTVETSMLGAQPQYISKLLAMVRSKVDSKSLDITMKFTLSTLWNLTDESATTCVVFLDEGGMELFLKVLESYQGESSVETKVLGLLNNMAEVVHLRPRLMQPRFISMLSSLLDSAHIDASYFAAGIVAHLLSDGPSAWAAMPSQPSREQLLEQLAHTVTHWETPQREMVAYRSFQPFFMLLRSSDAYPVQLWAVWAIHHVCTKNPKRYCAILIREGGVETLKYLQTTHTEQTTQPNLQSLCQSILEILELNS; encoded by the exons ATGTACAAGTCACCGAGAAGCCTACTCGATGTTTGCATCGATTTTGTCTGTGACAATGTTTTGGGTTTGTGCGAAGTACACCTTGGCGATGCAGAAGAACATTCCCCTGCTTTGTTAGGTGCGTCTACTTGCA ATGAACAAGGTAATTCTTCAGTAAATAGTAGTAATATAGGTATTTTGGGCTCAGCAATAGCTAAATCGTCCAGTGATGGATCCTCAAGTTCGACGGCAAGGCTTAGTTTTAGGCAGCCGGATACTTTTATACCAGCTGAAGTTTCAGATCAGTTATTATCAAACCTTTGCGAAAAGAGAACTTTGTCGGATTTGACCATTACGCTTTTTGACTCAAAGTACACTAGATTAAG ACACGTGCGATTAACAGATGCATCTGCGTTGTCCGTGAGAGGCTTGAAAGTTTTAAAGCAACATAAAGTGGTAGACCTTACGGTGAATGGATTGAAGATAACCGTCGACGACCTAATAAGCTGTTTAGGCGATTGGAGTTTACAGAATCTTAGATCGCTGAATGTAGCGAGAGGGAGTTTTATGGACTGTTCACG GTATTGTGTAGTAGTAACGTTAAGCAAATTGAGGGCACTGCATACATTGAATGTATCAGGAACAGAGTTTAATAAACATGGTCTGGAAATAGTAGTTGAAGACCTTCCTCTTCTAGAGAGCTTGGATATCTCGTGTACAAAAGTTGATGATATAACGCCGttgaaaaaatgtaaaaatcgtCTGAAAACTCTTAGTATGTACAATTTGAAGATAAACGAAAGTGCAAATTTAATCTCAGTATTATTGGAGCTAAACGAATTAAGAAATTTAGACATTTCGGATGAGAAATATATGCATGCTTTGAACTGCGTGTTAGGGCCTGCAAAACCGAAAATAACAGACTTCTTGAAAGCTGTACATTGTATGCCATATCTAACCAGGCTAGATTTATCTG GTAAGGGTGATATAGATCCGAAAGATTTGAAGGAATTTATTAAAGCTCATCCGTATTTAAGGTTTTTGGGGCTTGTAAGCACAGATGCTTGCTACGATGAATGCTTCATAAACCCAGCACATAAAGATTATAGACCTGGGCTCGTT GTCAGTGGTACAGCAACAGAATCTCAGATTTTGGAAGCTCTCCGAAGATATACATGCAGATTACTTTATCTtgagaaatgtttatttaatttattccgcCAAACGCAAAACTTTATTGAACCACGGGTGGATGTGATAAAGTTAGTGTTACCTGGAATGAGAGAACATCCGCAGGAAGTCCGCGTGCAGGTGCCATGCACCGCGTGTCTCTATAATCTTACCAAAGGTGAATTCGGTATCACGATTCACCCCTCGATACTTAAACAAGTCGTTGAATTGACCATGATTGCAATGGAATCTTACCCAACCAATTATAGACTTCAAATGAACACGCTACTAACTTTGTGCAGTGACAGGATTCTGCAGGACGTTGCTTTTGACAAATACAG ATGCGCGAAATTAGTGTTGGATTGTTTGTCGACTTTTAACGAAGCATCAATGCTTCGCATGTCCGTTGCTATTTGCTCGATATTGGCAGCAAAGATATCGACAGTAGAAACGTCCATGCTTGGCGCTCAACCACAGTATATATCCAAATTACTTGCAATGGTTAGGTCCAAAGTGGACTCCAAATCACTGGATATAACAATGAAGTTCACATTAAGTACTCTGTGGAATTTAACGGACGAAAGTGCTACTACATGCGTAGTATTTCTAGACGAAGGTGGAATGGAGTTGTTTCTGAAAGTACTTGAAAGTTATCAGGGAGAGTCCAGTGTTGAGACTAAAGTATTAGGCTTACTGAATAATATGGCAGAG GTTGTACACTTGAGACCGAGGCTTATGCAACCTAGATTCATCTCTATGCTTTCTTCGCTGCTGGATTCTGCACACATTGATGCATCTTACTTCGCAGCTGGTATCGTTGCGCATTTGCTTAGCGACGGCCCGTCTGCATGGGCTGCGATGCCTTCGCAACCAAGCAGAGAGCAATTATTAGAGCAATTAGCTCACACAGTGACACATTGGGAAACACCTCAGAGAGAAATGGTCGCTTATAGAAGTTTCCAACCATTCTTTATGCTTCTGCGTAGTTCAGACGCCTACCCTGTACAACTTTGGGCAGTTTGGGCGATACATCACGTGTGCACGAAAAATC CAAAACGTTATTGCGCCATATTGATCAGAGAAGGAGGCGTGGAGACATTGAAATACCTGCAAACCACACACACAGAGCAAACAACGCAGCCGAACTTACAGAGTCTGTGTCAATCGATTCTGGAAATACTTGAATTAAATTCTTAA
- the LOC143376491 gene encoding protein zyg-11 homolog B isoform X4, giving the protein MYKSPRSLLDVCIDFVCDNVLGLCEVHLGDAEEHSPALLAIAKSSSDGSSSSTARLSFRQPDTFIPAEVSDQLLSNLCEKRTLSDLTITLFDSKYTRLRHVRLTDASALSVRGLKVLKQHKVVDLTVNGLKITVDDLISCLGDWSLQNLRSLNVARGSFMDCSRYCVVVTLSKLRALHTLNVSGTEFNKHGLEIVVEDLPLLESLDISCTKVDDITPLKKCKNRLKTLSMYNLKINESANLISVLLELNELRNLDISDEKYMHALNCVLGPAKPKITDFLKAVHCMPYLTRLDLSGKGDIDPKDLKEFIKAHPYLRFLGLVSTDACYDECFINPAHKDYRPGLVVSGTATESQILEALRRYTCRLLYLEKCLFNLFRQTQNFIEPRVDVIKLVLPGMREHPQEVRVQVPCTACLYNLTKGEFGITIHPSILKQVVELTMIAMESYPTNYRLQMNTLLTLCSDRILQDVAFDKYRCAKLVLDCLSTFNEASMLRMSVAICSILAAKISTVETSMLGAQPQYISKLLAMVRSKVDSKSLDITMKFTLSTLWNLTDESATTCVVFLDEGGMELFLKVLESYQGESSVETKVLGLLNNMAEVVHLRPRLMQPRFISMLSSLLDSAHIDASYFAAGIVAHLLSDGPSAWAAMPSQPSREQLLEQLAHTVTHWETPQREMVAYRSFQPFFMLLRSSDAYPVQLWAVWAIHHVCTKNPKRYCAILIREGGVETLKYLQTTHTEQTTQPNLQSLCQSILEILELNS; this is encoded by the exons ATGTACAAGTCACCGAGAAGCCTACTCGATGTTTGCATCGATTTTGTCTGTGACAATGTTTTGGGTTTGTGCGAAGTACACCTTGGCGATGCAGAAGAACATTCCCCTGCTTTGTTAG CAATAGCTAAATCGTCCAGTGATGGATCCTCAAGTTCGACGGCAAGGCTTAGTTTTAGGCAGCCGGATACTTTTATACCAGCTGAAGTTTCAGATCAGTTATTATCAAACCTTTGCGAAAAGAGAACTTTGTCGGATTTGACCATTACGCTTTTTGACTCAAAGTACACTAGATTAAG ACACGTGCGATTAACAGATGCATCTGCGTTGTCCGTGAGAGGCTTGAAAGTTTTAAAGCAACATAAAGTGGTAGACCTTACGGTGAATGGATTGAAGATAACCGTCGACGACCTAATAAGCTGTTTAGGCGATTGGAGTTTACAGAATCTTAGATCGCTGAATGTAGCGAGAGGGAGTTTTATGGACTGTTCACG GTATTGTGTAGTAGTAACGTTAAGCAAATTGAGGGCACTGCATACATTGAATGTATCAGGAACAGAGTTTAATAAACATGGTCTGGAAATAGTAGTTGAAGACCTTCCTCTTCTAGAGAGCTTGGATATCTCGTGTACAAAAGTTGATGATATAACGCCGttgaaaaaatgtaaaaatcgtCTGAAAACTCTTAGTATGTACAATTTGAAGATAAACGAAAGTGCAAATTTAATCTCAGTATTATTGGAGCTAAACGAATTAAGAAATTTAGACATTTCGGATGAGAAATATATGCATGCTTTGAACTGCGTGTTAGGGCCTGCAAAACCGAAAATAACAGACTTCTTGAAAGCTGTACATTGTATGCCATATCTAACCAGGCTAGATTTATCTG GTAAGGGTGATATAGATCCGAAAGATTTGAAGGAATTTATTAAAGCTCATCCGTATTTAAGGTTTTTGGGGCTTGTAAGCACAGATGCTTGCTACGATGAATGCTTCATAAACCCAGCACATAAAGATTATAGACCTGGGCTCGTT GTCAGTGGTACAGCAACAGAATCTCAGATTTTGGAAGCTCTCCGAAGATATACATGCAGATTACTTTATCTtgagaaatgtttatttaatttattccgcCAAACGCAAAACTTTATTGAACCACGGGTGGATGTGATAAAGTTAGTGTTACCTGGAATGAGAGAACATCCGCAGGAAGTCCGCGTGCAGGTGCCATGCACCGCGTGTCTCTATAATCTTACCAAAGGTGAATTCGGTATCACGATTCACCCCTCGATACTTAAACAAGTCGTTGAATTGACCATGATTGCAATGGAATCTTACCCAACCAATTATAGACTTCAAATGAACACGCTACTAACTTTGTGCAGTGACAGGATTCTGCAGGACGTTGCTTTTGACAAATACAG ATGCGCGAAATTAGTGTTGGATTGTTTGTCGACTTTTAACGAAGCATCAATGCTTCGCATGTCCGTTGCTATTTGCTCGATATTGGCAGCAAAGATATCGACAGTAGAAACGTCCATGCTTGGCGCTCAACCACAGTATATATCCAAATTACTTGCAATGGTTAGGTCCAAAGTGGACTCCAAATCACTGGATATAACAATGAAGTTCACATTAAGTACTCTGTGGAATTTAACGGACGAAAGTGCTACTACATGCGTAGTATTTCTAGACGAAGGTGGAATGGAGTTGTTTCTGAAAGTACTTGAAAGTTATCAGGGAGAGTCCAGTGTTGAGACTAAAGTATTAGGCTTACTGAATAATATGGCAGAG GTTGTACACTTGAGACCGAGGCTTATGCAACCTAGATTCATCTCTATGCTTTCTTCGCTGCTGGATTCTGCACACATTGATGCATCTTACTTCGCAGCTGGTATCGTTGCGCATTTGCTTAGCGACGGCCCGTCTGCATGGGCTGCGATGCCTTCGCAACCAAGCAGAGAGCAATTATTAGAGCAATTAGCTCACACAGTGACACATTGGGAAACACCTCAGAGAGAAATGGTCGCTTATAGAAGTTTCCAACCATTCTTTATGCTTCTGCGTAGTTCAGACGCCTACCCTGTACAACTTTGGGCAGTTTGGGCGATACATCACGTGTGCACGAAAAATC CAAAACGTTATTGCGCCATATTGATCAGAGAAGGAGGCGTGGAGACATTGAAATACCTGCAAACCACACACACAGAGCAAACAACGCAGCCGAACTTACAGAGTCTGTGTCAATCGATTCTGGAAATACTTGAATTAAATTCTTAA
- the LOC143376491 gene encoding protein zyg-11 homolog B isoform X3 → MYKSPRSLLDVCIDFVCDNVLGLCEVHLGDAEEHSPALLGASTCTIAKSSSDGSSSSTARLSFRQPDTFIPAEVSDQLLSNLCEKRTLSDLTITLFDSKYTRLRHVRLTDASALSVRGLKVLKQHKVVDLTVNGLKITVDDLISCLGDWSLQNLRSLNVARGSFMDCSRYCVVVTLSKLRALHTLNVSGTEFNKHGLEIVVEDLPLLESLDISCTKVDDITPLKKCKNRLKTLSMYNLKINESANLISVLLELNELRNLDISDEKYMHALNCVLGPAKPKITDFLKAVHCMPYLTRLDLSGKGDIDPKDLKEFIKAHPYLRFLGLVSTDACYDECFINPAHKDYRPGLVVSGTATESQILEALRRYTCRLLYLEKCLFNLFRQTQNFIEPRVDVIKLVLPGMREHPQEVRVQVPCTACLYNLTKGEFGITIHPSILKQVVELTMIAMESYPTNYRLQMNTLLTLCSDRILQDVAFDKYRCAKLVLDCLSTFNEASMLRMSVAICSILAAKISTVETSMLGAQPQYISKLLAMVRSKVDSKSLDITMKFTLSTLWNLTDESATTCVVFLDEGGMELFLKVLESYQGESSVETKVLGLLNNMAEVVHLRPRLMQPRFISMLSSLLDSAHIDASYFAAGIVAHLLSDGPSAWAAMPSQPSREQLLEQLAHTVTHWETPQREMVAYRSFQPFFMLLRSSDAYPVQLWAVWAIHHVCTKNPKRYCAILIREGGVETLKYLQTTHTEQTTQPNLQSLCQSILEILELNS, encoded by the exons ATGTACAAGTCACCGAGAAGCCTACTCGATGTTTGCATCGATTTTGTCTGTGACAATGTTTTGGGTTTGTGCGAAGTACACCTTGGCGATGCAGAAGAACATTCCCCTGCTTTGTTAGGTGCGTCTACTTGCA CAATAGCTAAATCGTCCAGTGATGGATCCTCAAGTTCGACGGCAAGGCTTAGTTTTAGGCAGCCGGATACTTTTATACCAGCTGAAGTTTCAGATCAGTTATTATCAAACCTTTGCGAAAAGAGAACTTTGTCGGATTTGACCATTACGCTTTTTGACTCAAAGTACACTAGATTAAG ACACGTGCGATTAACAGATGCATCTGCGTTGTCCGTGAGAGGCTTGAAAGTTTTAAAGCAACATAAAGTGGTAGACCTTACGGTGAATGGATTGAAGATAACCGTCGACGACCTAATAAGCTGTTTAGGCGATTGGAGTTTACAGAATCTTAGATCGCTGAATGTAGCGAGAGGGAGTTTTATGGACTGTTCACG GTATTGTGTAGTAGTAACGTTAAGCAAATTGAGGGCACTGCATACATTGAATGTATCAGGAACAGAGTTTAATAAACATGGTCTGGAAATAGTAGTTGAAGACCTTCCTCTTCTAGAGAGCTTGGATATCTCGTGTACAAAAGTTGATGATATAACGCCGttgaaaaaatgtaaaaatcgtCTGAAAACTCTTAGTATGTACAATTTGAAGATAAACGAAAGTGCAAATTTAATCTCAGTATTATTGGAGCTAAACGAATTAAGAAATTTAGACATTTCGGATGAGAAATATATGCATGCTTTGAACTGCGTGTTAGGGCCTGCAAAACCGAAAATAACAGACTTCTTGAAAGCTGTACATTGTATGCCATATCTAACCAGGCTAGATTTATCTG GTAAGGGTGATATAGATCCGAAAGATTTGAAGGAATTTATTAAAGCTCATCCGTATTTAAGGTTTTTGGGGCTTGTAAGCACAGATGCTTGCTACGATGAATGCTTCATAAACCCAGCACATAAAGATTATAGACCTGGGCTCGTT GTCAGTGGTACAGCAACAGAATCTCAGATTTTGGAAGCTCTCCGAAGATATACATGCAGATTACTTTATCTtgagaaatgtttatttaatttattccgcCAAACGCAAAACTTTATTGAACCACGGGTGGATGTGATAAAGTTAGTGTTACCTGGAATGAGAGAACATCCGCAGGAAGTCCGCGTGCAGGTGCCATGCACCGCGTGTCTCTATAATCTTACCAAAGGTGAATTCGGTATCACGATTCACCCCTCGATACTTAAACAAGTCGTTGAATTGACCATGATTGCAATGGAATCTTACCCAACCAATTATAGACTTCAAATGAACACGCTACTAACTTTGTGCAGTGACAGGATTCTGCAGGACGTTGCTTTTGACAAATACAG ATGCGCGAAATTAGTGTTGGATTGTTTGTCGACTTTTAACGAAGCATCAATGCTTCGCATGTCCGTTGCTATTTGCTCGATATTGGCAGCAAAGATATCGACAGTAGAAACGTCCATGCTTGGCGCTCAACCACAGTATATATCCAAATTACTTGCAATGGTTAGGTCCAAAGTGGACTCCAAATCACTGGATATAACAATGAAGTTCACATTAAGTACTCTGTGGAATTTAACGGACGAAAGTGCTACTACATGCGTAGTATTTCTAGACGAAGGTGGAATGGAGTTGTTTCTGAAAGTACTTGAAAGTTATCAGGGAGAGTCCAGTGTTGAGACTAAAGTATTAGGCTTACTGAATAATATGGCAGAG GTTGTACACTTGAGACCGAGGCTTATGCAACCTAGATTCATCTCTATGCTTTCTTCGCTGCTGGATTCTGCACACATTGATGCATCTTACTTCGCAGCTGGTATCGTTGCGCATTTGCTTAGCGACGGCCCGTCTGCATGGGCTGCGATGCCTTCGCAACCAAGCAGAGAGCAATTATTAGAGCAATTAGCTCACACAGTGACACATTGGGAAACACCTCAGAGAGAAATGGTCGCTTATAGAAGTTTCCAACCATTCTTTATGCTTCTGCGTAGTTCAGACGCCTACCCTGTACAACTTTGGGCAGTTTGGGCGATACATCACGTGTGCACGAAAAATC CAAAACGTTATTGCGCCATATTGATCAGAGAAGGAGGCGTGGAGACATTGAAATACCTGCAAACCACACACACAGAGCAAACAACGCAGCCGAACTTACAGAGTCTGTGTCAATCGATTCTGGAAATACTTGAATTAAATTCTTAA
- the LOC143376491 gene encoding protein zyg-11 homolog B isoform X2, producing MYKSPRSLLDVCIDFVCDNVLGLCEVHLGDAEEHSPALLDEQGNSSVNSSNIGILGSAIAKSSSDGSSSSTARLSFRQPDTFIPAEVSDQLLSNLCEKRTLSDLTITLFDSKYTRLRHVRLTDASALSVRGLKVLKQHKVVDLTVNGLKITVDDLISCLGDWSLQNLRSLNVARGSFMDCSRYCVVVTLSKLRALHTLNVSGTEFNKHGLEIVVEDLPLLESLDISCTKVDDITPLKKCKNRLKTLSMYNLKINESANLISVLLELNELRNLDISDEKYMHALNCVLGPAKPKITDFLKAVHCMPYLTRLDLSGKGDIDPKDLKEFIKAHPYLRFLGLVSTDACYDECFINPAHKDYRPGLVVSGTATESQILEALRRYTCRLLYLEKCLFNLFRQTQNFIEPRVDVIKLVLPGMREHPQEVRVQVPCTACLYNLTKGEFGITIHPSILKQVVELTMIAMESYPTNYRLQMNTLLTLCSDRILQDVAFDKYRCAKLVLDCLSTFNEASMLRMSVAICSILAAKISTVETSMLGAQPQYISKLLAMVRSKVDSKSLDITMKFTLSTLWNLTDESATTCVVFLDEGGMELFLKVLESYQGESSVETKVLGLLNNMAEVVHLRPRLMQPRFISMLSSLLDSAHIDASYFAAGIVAHLLSDGPSAWAAMPSQPSREQLLEQLAHTVTHWETPQREMVAYRSFQPFFMLLRSSDAYPVQLWAVWAIHHVCTKNPKRYCAILIREGGVETLKYLQTTHTEQTTQPNLQSLCQSILEILELNS from the exons ATGTACAAGTCACCGAGAAGCCTACTCGATGTTTGCATCGATTTTGTCTGTGACAATGTTTTGGGTTTGTGCGAAGTACACCTTGGCGATGCAGAAGAACATTCCCCTGCTTTGTTAG ATGAACAAGGTAATTCTTCAGTAAATAGTAGTAATATAGGTATTTTGGGCTCAGCAATAGCTAAATCGTCCAGTGATGGATCCTCAAGTTCGACGGCAAGGCTTAGTTTTAGGCAGCCGGATACTTTTATACCAGCTGAAGTTTCAGATCAGTTATTATCAAACCTTTGCGAAAAGAGAACTTTGTCGGATTTGACCATTACGCTTTTTGACTCAAAGTACACTAGATTAAG ACACGTGCGATTAACAGATGCATCTGCGTTGTCCGTGAGAGGCTTGAAAGTTTTAAAGCAACATAAAGTGGTAGACCTTACGGTGAATGGATTGAAGATAACCGTCGACGACCTAATAAGCTGTTTAGGCGATTGGAGTTTACAGAATCTTAGATCGCTGAATGTAGCGAGAGGGAGTTTTATGGACTGTTCACG GTATTGTGTAGTAGTAACGTTAAGCAAATTGAGGGCACTGCATACATTGAATGTATCAGGAACAGAGTTTAATAAACATGGTCTGGAAATAGTAGTTGAAGACCTTCCTCTTCTAGAGAGCTTGGATATCTCGTGTACAAAAGTTGATGATATAACGCCGttgaaaaaatgtaaaaatcgtCTGAAAACTCTTAGTATGTACAATTTGAAGATAAACGAAAGTGCAAATTTAATCTCAGTATTATTGGAGCTAAACGAATTAAGAAATTTAGACATTTCGGATGAGAAATATATGCATGCTTTGAACTGCGTGTTAGGGCCTGCAAAACCGAAAATAACAGACTTCTTGAAAGCTGTACATTGTATGCCATATCTAACCAGGCTAGATTTATCTG GTAAGGGTGATATAGATCCGAAAGATTTGAAGGAATTTATTAAAGCTCATCCGTATTTAAGGTTTTTGGGGCTTGTAAGCACAGATGCTTGCTACGATGAATGCTTCATAAACCCAGCACATAAAGATTATAGACCTGGGCTCGTT GTCAGTGGTACAGCAACAGAATCTCAGATTTTGGAAGCTCTCCGAAGATATACATGCAGATTACTTTATCTtgagaaatgtttatttaatttattccgcCAAACGCAAAACTTTATTGAACCACGGGTGGATGTGATAAAGTTAGTGTTACCTGGAATGAGAGAACATCCGCAGGAAGTCCGCGTGCAGGTGCCATGCACCGCGTGTCTCTATAATCTTACCAAAGGTGAATTCGGTATCACGATTCACCCCTCGATACTTAAACAAGTCGTTGAATTGACCATGATTGCAATGGAATCTTACCCAACCAATTATAGACTTCAAATGAACACGCTACTAACTTTGTGCAGTGACAGGATTCTGCAGGACGTTGCTTTTGACAAATACAG ATGCGCGAAATTAGTGTTGGATTGTTTGTCGACTTTTAACGAAGCATCAATGCTTCGCATGTCCGTTGCTATTTGCTCGATATTGGCAGCAAAGATATCGACAGTAGAAACGTCCATGCTTGGCGCTCAACCACAGTATATATCCAAATTACTTGCAATGGTTAGGTCCAAAGTGGACTCCAAATCACTGGATATAACAATGAAGTTCACATTAAGTACTCTGTGGAATTTAACGGACGAAAGTGCTACTACATGCGTAGTATTTCTAGACGAAGGTGGAATGGAGTTGTTTCTGAAAGTACTTGAAAGTTATCAGGGAGAGTCCAGTGTTGAGACTAAAGTATTAGGCTTACTGAATAATATGGCAGAG GTTGTACACTTGAGACCGAGGCTTATGCAACCTAGATTCATCTCTATGCTTTCTTCGCTGCTGGATTCTGCACACATTGATGCATCTTACTTCGCAGCTGGTATCGTTGCGCATTTGCTTAGCGACGGCCCGTCTGCATGGGCTGCGATGCCTTCGCAACCAAGCAGAGAGCAATTATTAGAGCAATTAGCTCACACAGTGACACATTGGGAAACACCTCAGAGAGAAATGGTCGCTTATAGAAGTTTCCAACCATTCTTTATGCTTCTGCGTAGTTCAGACGCCTACCCTGTACAACTTTGGGCAGTTTGGGCGATACATCACGTGTGCACGAAAAATC CAAAACGTTATTGCGCCATATTGATCAGAGAAGGAGGCGTGGAGACATTGAAATACCTGCAAACCACACACACAGAGCAAACAACGCAGCCGAACTTACAGAGTCTGTGTCAATCGATTCTGGAAATACTTGAATTAAATTCTTAA
- the Pabp2 gene encoding poly(A) binding protein nuclear 1 isoform X2, with the protein MLESDLLATDHIDGLDGLENGQDGDAIMQGDGVKRELNEANIDDPELEAIKARVREMEEEAEKLKQLQSEVDKQMNMGSPPGITSPLNMSFEDKMEVDNRSIYVGNVDYGATAEELEQHFHGCGSVNRVTILCNKFDGHPKGFAYIEFAERDSVQTAMAMDESMFRGRQIKVMPKRTNRPGLSVTNRGPRGARGYRGMARGIIRGSAYFGYRPTRRPRSYRRGYYMPY; encoded by the exons ATGCTTGAATCAGATCTATTAGCTACTGATCATATCGATGGTCTAGATGGGCTCGAAAATGGTCAAGACGGAGATGCCATTATGCAGGGCGATGGTGTGAAGCGTGAATTGAACGAGGCAAACATTGATGACCcg GAATTGGAAGCTATTAAAGCGCGTGTAAGGGAAATGGAGGAGGAAGCGGAGAAATTGAAACAATTACAGTCTGAAGTGGACAAACAGATGAACATGGGTAGTCCACCCGGCATAA CGAGTCCATTGAATATGTCGTTCGAAGACAAGATGGAGGTTGACAACAGATCCATTTACGTCGGTAAT GTCGATTACGGCGCTACAGCAGAGGAATTGGAGCAACATTTTCATGGCTGTGGCAGTGTCAACAGAGTTACTATATTGTGCAACAAGTTTGACGGGCATCCCAAAGGTTTTGCTTACATTGAATTCGCTGAACGGGATTCTGTACAAACTGCTATGGCTATGGACGAATCTATGTTCAGAGGACGTCAAATTAAAGTAATGCCTAAAAGAACGAATAGACCGGGACTATCGGTGACGAATAG GGGACCACGAGGAGCGCGAGGCTACCGAGGTATGGCCAGGGGAATCATACGTGGAAGCGCATACTTTGGCTATAGACCAACAAGGCGACCTAG GAGTTACAGACGAGGTTACTACATGCCGTATTGA
- the Pabp2 gene encoding poly(A) binding protein nuclear 1 isoform X1, with the protein MSKEMLESDLLATDHIDGLDGLENGQDGDAIMQGDGVKRELNEANIDDPELEAIKARVREMEEEAEKLKQLQSEVDKQMNMGSPPGITSPLNMSFEDKMEVDNRSIYVGNVDYGATAEELEQHFHGCGSVNRVTILCNKFDGHPKGFAYIEFAERDSVQTAMAMDESMFRGRQIKVMPKRTNRPGLSVTNRGPRGARGYRGMARGIIRGSAYFGYRPTRRPRSYRRGYYMPY; encoded by the exons ATGTCTAAAG AAATGCTTGAATCAGATCTATTAGCTACTGATCATATCGATGGTCTAGATGGGCTCGAAAATGGTCAAGACGGAGATGCCATTATGCAGGGCGATGGTGTGAAGCGTGAATTGAACGAGGCAAACATTGATGACCcg GAATTGGAAGCTATTAAAGCGCGTGTAAGGGAAATGGAGGAGGAAGCGGAGAAATTGAAACAATTACAGTCTGAAGTGGACAAACAGATGAACATGGGTAGTCCACCCGGCATAA CGAGTCCATTGAATATGTCGTTCGAAGACAAGATGGAGGTTGACAACAGATCCATTTACGTCGGTAAT GTCGATTACGGCGCTACAGCAGAGGAATTGGAGCAACATTTTCATGGCTGTGGCAGTGTCAACAGAGTTACTATATTGTGCAACAAGTTTGACGGGCATCCCAAAGGTTTTGCTTACATTGAATTCGCTGAACGGGATTCTGTACAAACTGCTATGGCTATGGACGAATCTATGTTCAGAGGACGTCAAATTAAAGTAATGCCTAAAAGAACGAATAGACCGGGACTATCGGTGACGAATAG GGGACCACGAGGAGCGCGAGGCTACCGAGGTATGGCCAGGGGAATCATACGTGGAAGCGCATACTTTGGCTATAGACCAACAAGGCGACCTAG GAGTTACAGACGAGGTTACTACATGCCGTATTGA